CGTCGCCAAAGCTTCGGATAGTCAGCGGAAGAGTGTCAAGATCCAGTAGCGTCCACCCAAAGCGGTAACACTGCCAGGATGAACGTACCGGCACCCGTCACAGCTCCTGTACGGGCACTCCGTTCCGTCCGGATTCGCGTTCGGGTGAGGCAGAAATGTGCTTGCTGCGTTCGTGTGGAATGCATGCCGCCCGCGGCAGACGTTATTGACGACCTCCTCGATCGGATCATCGCCCTGCAAGGGCGGCAGGATTGAGGACGCTCGGTGTTGCTTCAGGTGCGTCCGGGGCCAGCATCGATTCAATGTCCTCGCTATCCAGGAGGGGATACCCTTCCAGAACGCCGACGACGTTGCGTGCAGCAATGATCGACATGCTCTCTCTCGTCCAGGTGCTCGCTGATCCAATGTGAGGTGCAAGGACGACGTTGGGCAGATCTGCAAGACCAGGCTTCAACGCGGGCTCGTCTTCGAATACATCGAGCGCTGCGCGGAATGAGAGGTTTGCACGGCAGTGGGCGACCAGCGCCTCCTCGTCAATCACCGGCCCACGGCTCACGTTGACGAGAATGGCATCGCGCTTCATTGCATCGAGACGACACGCATTCAGCAGGTGAAAGGTCGAACTCGTGAGCGGTGGATGAAGACTCAGCACGTCCGACTCGGCCAAGAGGTCGTCAAGCTCTGGGACGTACCTGCACCAGGGTTCGCGCCGGCCATCCGACCGCTCCAACGCGGCGTCTGCTGCTACAAGTTCTTCAATGCGGACTTTTCGACGGGGTCCGTGGTATATGAGGTTCATACCGAAACCTCGGACCATGCTGAGCGCGTAGGCTGTTCCAATACGGCCAGCCCCGACGATGCCAAGCGTCTTGCCGTACAGCTGCGTGCCGAGCATCAGGTCCGGTTCCCAACCGTCGAATCGACCGGCGCGGACAACCGCGTCAGCCTCGACGATTCGGCGGGCAGCCGCCAGCGTCAGGCCTACCGCCAGCTCCGCCGTGGTCCGCGTCAGTACCCCGGGAGTGTTCGTAACAGCAATTCCATGTTTTGTGGCCGCCTCGATGTCCACGTTGTCGAAACCGACGGCGTAGTTGCTGTACACCCGTGCTCCCGCCGCCGAGAGCAAACGCAGACGTTCAGAGTCCCACGACTCCGTTAGCTGACCGATCACCGCATCGCAACGATCACCGATTGCGGCTGCGATGTCATCAGGGGCGGGGCGCGCCGGCGAACGCCATACGTCGATACGGCAGCCGGCGTCTACGAGGACGGATTTCCACAGTTCGCCGGGCAGGTCTCTCGTCACCACGACACGACGATGTCCATCGGGATTCAGTGTTGCCCACATGTCAGGGTTCGACTCTGTTTGACAGTGTTCACATGTGCGCTCAATTTAGTTCGCGAACCAACGCAATTCCCCCCTCTTTCCGCTTGATCGGTCTCGGCGTCTTCGCTAAGATTCAGAAACAACCTTCGTCTTGCACACTGGGAGAGCAGGCAATGAAATCGCTCGCAACACACGTCTTACCGTTGATCATAATTACGGCATCCTTTTTCGTGTTTTCGGGCGACGCCCCGGACGATCGATCGAGTCCGGCGGCATCATCGGATTGTGTGACATGTCACGAACAGGAGACGCCCGGAGCGGTCAGCGATTGGAAGCTCAGCAAGCACTTCGAGGAGGACGTCACTTGTGACGACTGCCACGGTGACGGTCATTCCACAGCTGATGACGCACACGAAGCAGAAATCCCTACGGCCGAAACCTGTGATACCTGCCATCCGGAGCGCGTCGAGCAGTTCAAGGCGGGAAAGCACGCACTGGCGTGGGCCGCGATGAAGGCGATGCCGACGATTCACTGGCAGCCGACCGGTCTTTCTGACGGTATGAAGGGGTGTGGAGGCTGCCACAAGATCGGTATCAAGACGGAAGAGGAGATTGCGGAGCTGAAGGAGAACGGATCGGGGTTCGGCAATGCATCGTGTGACGCCTGCCACACACGGCACACGTTCTCGGCGAAGGAAGCGCGGCAGCCCGAGGCCTGTCAGACGTGCCACATGGGATTTGATCATCCGCAGTGGGAGATGTACTCGTCGTCAAAGCACGGCGTCCGTCACGAGTTGAAGAAATCCGGGGCGCTTCCTCCGGGGGCATCCGCGCCAACCTGCCAGACGTGTCATATGTCGGACGGCGATCACGGCGTGATCACTCCGTGGGGCTTCCTGGCAGTTCGTTTGCCGCTGCCCGAGAACGAGCAGTGGTCGGCTGATCGCGTCACCATCCTGCAGGCGCTGGGCGTGTTAGACCCGGATGGGCAACCTACGGCACGTCTCGAGGTCGTGAAGCAGGCGAAACTGGCCCGGCTCGATGAGGAGGAGTGGCAGGCCGGACGGGACAAGATGATCGCCATCTGCGGCGATTGCCATTCCGAGAATTTTGCACGCGCGGAATTGCAGAAAGGAGACGACTTCATTCGCGACATCGATCACCTGATGGCCGAGGCGATCCGCGAGGTAGTCGGACTGTACGAAGACGGGATCGTCGAGGCGCCAGAGAATTATGCCTATGCGTTTCCCG
The DNA window shown above is from Rhodothermales bacterium and carries:
- a CDS encoding D-glycerate dehydrogenase, producing the protein MWATLNPDGHRRVVVTRDLPGELWKSVLVDAGCRIDVWRSPARPAPDDIAAAIGDRCDAVIGQLTESWDSERLRLLSAAGARVYSNYAVGFDNVDIEAATKHGIAVTNTPGVLTRTTAELAVGLTLAAARRIVEADAVVRAGRFDGWEPDLMLGTQLYGKTLGIVGAGRIGTAYALSMVRGFGMNLIYHGPRRKVRIEELVAADAALERSDGRREPWCRYVPELDDLLAESDVLSLHPPLTSSTFHLLNACRLDAMKRDAILVNVSRGPVIDEEALVAHCRANLSFRAALDVFEDEPALKPGLADLPNVVLAPHIGSASTWTRESMSIIAARNVVGVLEGYPLLDSEDIESMLAPDAPEATPSVLNPAALAGR
- a CDS encoding cytochrome C codes for the protein MKSLATHVLPLIIITASFFVFSGDAPDDRSSPAASSDCVTCHEQETPGAVSDWKLSKHFEEDVTCDDCHGDGHSTADDAHEAEIPTAETCDTCHPERVEQFKAGKHALAWAAMKAMPTIHWQPTGLSDGMKGCGGCHKIGIKTEEEIAELKENGSGFGNASCDACHTRHTFSAKEARQPEACQTCHMGFDHPQWEMYSSSKHGVRHELKKSGALPPGASAPTCQTCHMSDGDHGVITPWGFLAVRLPLPENEQWSADRVTILQALGVLDPDGQPTARLEVVKQAKLARLDEEEWQAGRDKMIAICGDCHSENFARAELQKGDDFIRDIDHLMAEAIREVVGLYEDGIVEAPENYAYAFPDLLTFHDAPTPVEQRLFVMFMKHRMRAFQGVFHANPDYALWYGWSEMVQDLSEIRHMAEGLRTADRVEAERQRQKKSP